The genomic stretch CCACACATGAATTTGTGCTCAAATCAAACCTCATttttgaggagaggtgtgctatgattTTTCTCAGTAatcagacttatgtttttcgAACAGCAGACGAAAAAGTCGTCCAAAAACTCCCCTTGACTTTCAACGGGGGGCCCACTTCTGGAATGCTGGGAGTAACTCGCACACATACTGTAAGAGAGGAAGCCCGCCTTTTGGAATGATGCCAAAAGTTAAATgccgcacacacacactttttctATCCGTCTCTTTCGATCTGTGTTTCTATAACATTGTCCCCCAAATTTTGGCACGGAAAAACACCACTTCGCAGTTTCTTCAACAAATATGTCGTATCCCTTGCCTGTTTCCTAGTTCCAGCTTTTCCTATTCCCTTATAGTAAAATGGAGAAAAAAGTGAGGAGAGGTCTGTGTTAAGGTCTTGTAAATGAGTAACAAGAAGTTAATCTACAGAAGTTTTTACAGTTTGTAAACTATACTGTGGGCATCAACATTTAAAAGCACAGTACGCCCAAAAATGATAATGAAGTCATCAATGACTTGcacttttgttgttttaaacacataTGATTTTCTTACGAAGAatattacttatttatttaatattaaatgcattattggTAAATATTAGGTTTGTAATTTTTCGGTTGACACttacaaaacagaaaaacacatGACAATTACTGtatctttattttctttaaaatacatgaattaggataaattaatttatctacAGAATAATATTTTTGGGACAGGATAGTATAACAGGAGACTATAAAATAAACCAGCTATGTGGTTATATTCAGTGAGAACATTTTGGTCACCTGAAGTTTTAATacaatatgtatttaaaaacaacaaatgttaTGATACTTTTACCACAAAGCTTATATTCTGTTAAAATGCAGGAAACATTCAAAGCATTTGTTTAAATTCAGTGGATAATAAAAGCCTGGACATAAATTGGTCAGTCAATAAACATGCTGAATCATTCCTTAATGCCCCATCAACTGAACCAATTAATGTTAAGCGTAAAAAAGCTGTATACATTACACATTTAAAGGCAGAATATCAAAtgtgtttataaaatatttgtaacaTTGTTTGTGGTATTAATATTTGGAAATCTCTCATTGGGCCCTCTATGGTGAACCATTTTTGTTAAAGACTTTGGCGATGATGTACAACACAAGGATGGTGATGCCGATACCAAGAGCAGAGTGGTTAAGGATGCGCGCCATTCTGGAGCTTTTCCGTGCATCGTGTTGATGTCCAGACATGTTTGCATTTCGAGTCTGTGAAAAGCAAGGGTTAAAAAATAGCAAACTTTTAATTTCTCTCATCTGTTCTCATGCTCATTTCACATACCAACCTTATAAAGAATATTTACTTGAAAACACAAACCACAACGTGCAGTTAAAAACACAGGATAATAAAATGTTCAGGGCTATAAATGATTTGCATTGCATTATTCGCTCATGAATCCAAGGCTTGTGGAAATTTTCTTTATGTTTAAATGAATACCAAGGGTTATTGCTAAATGATAAATAGTATATTATATCACTTAGCATATATGGACTACAATCATAACACTGCTCTGAGCCAAAAGCTGATCTTGTAAAAGGGGAGAAATGACAGTGGGTTTTGTGTGTTGCCACTTCCTAAAAAAGTTTTGcgataaataagaagcaaattgattatatttagcttatttaaaaaaatatatgtcgTGGCACTTATAGAAAGCATTCTACACGTACACATCATGTGCACTTGAATGTCATGAACTATTATTTTTAGCATAAATAACTTCAAACTTTTTCAGAGCTAGAAAGCTAATGGGTTCAGTATCGCGTTACAATAATGGTACAATAggcatttttttcaaattttttaatgCATCAGAGTCAGCTTGACTTAATAATTAACAACATTTAAAGAATGATTAATCTTGATTAATGTCTGAATGACCTGAGGTCAGGAATagaaaaagtatttgatgaatgtatattacatgccgagagcatttggttaatatcattatctcattgcTGACCCCAAGAACAGAATCGGTTTGTTGTAAATGTCTGGCTAACTGAATTTCAATGCATTTTCTTCTTTGGAGAAGCAATTGATGATATATTGCTTTCTTTAtgctgttttggaatccattcaccCGATCTCCAGttctggtgctaccacttttagcatagcttagcataatccattgaatctgattagaccattagcattgtgctaaaaaataaccaaagagtttcaatatttgtcctatttaaaacttgactcttctgtaggtacatcgtgtactaagaccgacaaaaaaataaaagtagtgattttctaggcagatatggctaggaactatactctcattctggcgtaataatcaaggactttgctgccgtaacattgcgcctcctgcagccatgttgaagtgcccgaaaatagtcccctgccattgaaagttactaaaaaaagtggagtgtccctttaaagaatgAACTTCCTTTGGTTTAAGCACTCACATGCATCGCCGGTAGTATTTTTACCTGTAAATCAATTGTGTTTTTGATTCATACTTGATCATAGTCTGAGATAAGAATCATAGTCTGATTGTTTTAATTTCCTCTGCTTGATCTTACACTTCATCTAGTTTCAGCTTGAACAATATCACAGATATGATCATCATTATCCTGTGGAAATGTGCGCAAACTTTAGTAATCCCTCCAATGTAAAAACTAGAGTTTGAAGTGTTGTTGAATTAACAACAAAGGTTAATATAATTTCTAAGATTTTCTGATTtctaaaaacaaagaaaataaaaataaaaataaatagaaaaaaggttaaaattacttACAGATATGGAGTAAACCAGAGCAGCAATGCCCAGAGGTAAACAGCAGCAAAGCATGGTAAAAATGGAGTAACACAGGTAATCTGGCAGTGGATGGGCCAGAGGAGTGGGGCCCGCATAAACAGTCGGCTGTACAGTGATCGTAGACTGTCCTGGATAAGGGGCCTGTACGCATGGCTGACCACCCGGAGGTCCGTATTGCTGTGCAGGATATCCAGAAGGGTTCGGATAACCTGCTTGTTGAGAATATGCAGGGTTAGTGTATCCTGGGTTGACCTGGTATGGTGGTGGTGCGGGCTGCTTCCCTGATGAATTCCAGTTGGATTGAGGCACATATGAAGACTTACTGGGATCCATTTTTCTGCTAGATTTTGTAAAGTCCTTTTCTGGCAGATTTTTGCTTGTGATCTTTTGTCTTCTTTCTGTTCACTGGTTCACTATTTTTGCCAGATATGGGGAGGTGTATGCGGGGGCGGCTGAGTGTGCAAACCGGAGGTGGGCTGTCCCTTATCGAAAAGGAGTTACATCAACTTTTCCAGTAAGACATCCATGCAGTTATACTGTGTCAAATATGTTACATATGATGTCAAATAGTCAGTATCATTACTGATGTGAaagtaaaaacacaaatttaactTTCATTGTAAAAAGATGATGTTGCTCATGAATGTAAATTTATCTATTTATGAAAGTAACGTTTTGTGTTTAGACATGGGgttgcaaaattaaaatgttgcgGTTCGTGAACACAACACTCAAGAGCTAGCAGAGTGCAACAACCGCAGTTTTTCCATGCTTATCAAATgttaatgtgtttttatgtaaaaccaaacattttgactaacacaaaacacaacacGAAATTATTAACTAACTCGAAATTAAACGTTGCTTTAGTTTAAAATTCTGTAACACCGagttaatacataaaaaacatattCTCACCGGTAAAGATGTAACTTATTCCAGTTTGGGGGAAATACCGTTAGAGCACGGAAGAGTTTACATCCAGAGGCAATGATGTGGTATCATGGAAACTGTGAGAGACGTCTGCAACTGGACCTTTCCAAAATGCCAACGGTTCAACATGGAGTGGGTTAAAGAGTCATCTACATAAAAGTTACATTTCTGTGGTGGTGGTAACATGTTTATGAATTATAGGTACTGGCTGTTCTAATCGATGTGTTCAACTTTATGCGGTGCTGCGCAGACCAACCGCATATTGACATCAAGCTATTGCGAGAAATCCTCTCACGGAACCTCAACGTCATAAGTTTGAATTCTGTGCAGCAACGCCTGGAATGCACTATGAAAGCTTTCCTTTTGGATAGCTGATGTTACGTCACCAAAATGGAAACATTATTCGCAAACACCACTAACTCACGACGGTGCTCGGTTTTTAGAAACATAGAACTTCCTTATTAACACGGGGCGAAAAAATAACAAAGCGAGTTTCTAAGAGCCCTGACGTTTTGCTGCATGGGCGTCGCACCACACTTTTCCCGGTGAGATGGTTCGACacctagcctgggtgccagacgatcttagccccgcccacaagagtttgaaaacgggaagatcggtctggcgtttttccgttgaggagctgCTATGCTAGGACTagagctggtcgaaccaatgaaattgtcagggcgggctttatacgatgatggacagataatcaacagtaacgtaatgaaccacgtcaccaaagagcgcgtgtgttgaatggctgcgctgtagagttcagatgtgtggattctgacatggagtctgttctaaaagatatcgacagagcattgattttgaaagaggaacagagaaacgcgagcagggcatttgttgatgtttttgctgtCCTTCCcacgggattcggcaaaagttggtcgcaactgaaatgggtaacgttatcacggcgatgcaactcggcgtgcacgacgagatggatataattagcggtcgttgccagcttcttttcggaagcccggaatcatggttgctgaataagtggagggacatgctaggctccaatattttcaagccaacgtaatgggtatcgtcgtggatgaagttcacctaacgtacaaatggtaagagatagtcttactgtatgacttagtaaatacttaatgttgtgatataaacgaaatgttgtaaacctagtaggtgttgatgtacattcgctaactcagacttagtataatcacaatgttagtgtcattgtagcgaaataactagcagttcggtcaggctgcaaagacgtcaTTTCAacgtacgtcacacactccgttgctctgattggtcgtaggtccaggtccaattgagtgcagaggcattttgcggttgagacacgcctcataattatagcccAATGGAGTGGTATCagaccgggtgtgcctcataagccttgaaaagtgaagcctctggctctttgatcgctccctggtggctggctgcagtacaagtcataaccccgccctctccattcaaatgaataggactttgctctaaataaaaaaaatatttacacttccaataaaagttttcgaaagatggttttggtcctttcaagtagttgttatcacgctgatatatgctcaagtgttaatttttgtgataagtttcattgtagcttgtaatttgatgctatagaaacggggcgtgtcgttatgattggagtggttgaattggccgcgcgagcgtttgggcggaagtttgataccgcggctccgcctctggcttcacggacgattccttctgcgcatgcctcggctccaaactgacgtttttacgtaacatggctgcgaccgtggtcggacatttttggcttcaattcattacaatggtgggaggcgacgtcgcgtcgtccatctttttttacagtctatggctgaatcccaaaccgcccacttccatactatatagtacgcaaaaagcgctactttgcgtactatatagtatggaagtaggtggCCTGGGATTCAGCCTatgtatcagactcaaattctgactagaattgagtatgacaacgtcaggctagttCGACACCCGCACTTTTTCCGCAGTTTTGAACAAACGCCTTActactagggatgggcattcgattaagttttctttgtcgatcgtcgggagaattaacgatcgactatcgattaatcattcatatttttattaatatttttttatttaatattttttattaattgttatttaacttttatacttaaaaaatgcaatgaatacaaatatacagcgtgtttttcctcgatgagacctttattacaagatcaacttgtggcagacagttaaactatgtttcaaacatatatgtgcgtGATTGTGCGGTGCTCTAAAGCAGcggaacctgcagctgcgagccagcgttcttaaacagagacctcattagttccaaaataaaaaaataaaaaaacagattcatgtttaacattaaattaaacaaaaaacataatacttagatctgtaaggttttgtcaaaatgtaaaattattcaagccagaagaaagtgcaagatattagccttcctaacattaggctataacaaattaggcattaaagcctcgtgaaaaataactaactttagtaactcgcataaaacttctgcaccagtctactgattttttttgagaaataaaaacatgttttggggTCAGACGCGACCGCAACCCATGGTGACCGTCAGTCCAGCCGCCGCCGAAAACAGCCGCTCTGAGGAGACTGACCGGGATGCACAGGTACATCAGCGCTAACTTGGCTTATTCCGCAtacagagtatgtgtgaaacagcgtgcgttttgtgagccccattcacgattgtttaattatactaacatagtcttttcgtttttatttgttgtaaaacaacagtagacACAAATTTACTATGGTCTCCAACTCCACAATATAGCCTACCATAACCATTGCGGAAATACAAATCGTTTtttatctgcaaaaaaaaacccattttcacaatgataaaatcatggctaattttcctaaagtagtaattacaaaattatatatgtttgaaagacggagatgcgcacctgtccATCTATTAGgctacataacagagcgaggccagagacaaacgggagtaatatggaataatgtgtaCATCTTTGAAtaagtatacatttcttttaaatatattttgtcatataaagttttgagacatggcttaataatgcttttttcactgttattgctcatttagacttattgtgcgggtaacagcgtttttgacgcatttacctcagagattaTTTTAACGGTAGGCTAAATATAAATTCTTTAActcaaggggagctggaaaattagcatattttcaaaaaaagtggagtgttatTTTCCTCTGCTTAATCTTACACTTCATCTAGtttcagtttgaacactatCACAGATGTGATCATATCCTGTGGAAATGTGTGCAAACTTTAGTAATCCCTCCAATGTTAATGATTTCAAAACTAGAGTTTGAAGTGTAGTTGAATTAACCACAAAGATTAATATAATTTCTAAGATTTTCTGATttctaaaaacaaacaagaaaataaaaacaatcagaaaaaaggttaaaattacttACAGAGATGGAGTAAACAAGAGCAGCAATGCCCAGAGGTAAACAGCAGCaaagcatgttaaaaatggAGTAACACAGGTAATCTGGCAGTGGATGGGCCAGAGGAGTGGGGGCCACATAAACAGTCGGCTGTACAGTGATCGGAGGCTGCCCTGGATAAGGGGCCTGCCCATATGGCTGACCACCTGAAGGTGCAGGATATCCAGAACAGTCGCTCCTCCGTTTCTCAGACCGCTCTGTGTCTGCGGTTTTTTGTCACGCAGTATCATTAAGATGCAGAAAAGAAAGATACTGGATAAAGAATAACACCTTTTTCAAGAAAAATCCTGTAAGTGAAGTCGAAAGTTGAAACATGTTGACATTAAACAACAGTAGCCTTACTATTATTAGATAttgtttgcatttatttaatgtttttacttTTCAATATTGACAGTGCCACAGTAGTAACTGTTTGACCCTGTTCCTTTACCACCGCACCCTTGGAGAGGAAGTTTCAGAGAGCACACAGGAAGGTAGGTGAGCAATGAAATgaataagtgtgtgtgtgtgtgtgtgtgtgtgtgtgtgtgtgtgtgtgtgtgtgtgtgtcatggtGCTTATTTCCATGTGTGTCGTGtgtttatatcaaatttaaaatttCAGCCATCCCCCACACTTTTGAAAAGCTTGCCACTCCCCTGATGGAGGGCCCAGTTTGGAATGCTCGGAGTAcgcgcatacatactgtaagaGAGGAAGGCCCCTTTTGGAATGATGCCAAAAGttaaatgacacacacacagtttttcaGTACGTCTTCTTTCAGCTCTCTGTTTCCGGCTTTAATTATAAAAGATTGTCCCCAatttttgccactgcaagcaccacttcacattttcttcttttttgGGGTATCCTTTTGCCTGTCTCCCAGTTCTATCTTTTCCTAGTAAAATGGAGAGAAAGTGAGGGGaggtatgtgtttgtgttttgtaaatGAGTAACAAGTTGATCAGAAAGTTTCTACAGTTTGTAAACAATACTGTGGGCGCCACCTTGTGGAGTCAACGTTTAATGATAATGACGTCATCAGTGACCTGcacttgtgttgttttaaacacataGGATTTTCTTATAAACAGTATTACGTATTTACTATTACATGCATTATTGGCAAATCTtagatttgttatttttgaaatCAGTTGACACTTGAACAACAGATGATGATttccatatatatttttattttctttaaaggacATTATGAGGATGATCTCAGATATGAATAAGGATAAATGAATTGATCTATACAGAATTCTAGGATATATGTTTGGGACAGGACAGTACAACAGGAGACTATAAAATAAACCAGCTATGTGGTTATATTCAGTGAGAATGTACTGTGAATGGtaaatgtatttacattttgGCCACCTAAAGTTTTAATacaatatgtatttaaaaacaacaaatgtctCTGTTATGATACTTTTAACACAAAGCTTATATTCTGTTAAAATACAAGAAACATTCAAAGCATTTGTTTAAATTCAGTGTATAATAAAAGCCTGGACATAAGTTGGTCAGTCTGAATAAACATGCTTAATCATTTCTTAATGCCCCATCAACTGAACCAATTAATGTTAAGCGTAAAAAAGCTGTATACATTACACATTTAAAGGCAGAATATCAAACGggtttataaaattatatttgtaactttgtataTGGTATTAATATTTGGAAATCTCACACTGTGGCCCTCTATGGCCCAGCATGATTTTGAAGATAGACGACGATGTAGATGATGTACAACACAAGGAAGGTGAGGCCGATACCAAGAGCAGAGTGGTTAAGGATGCGCGCTATTCTGGAGTTTTTTTCTGCTATTTGTTGAAGTCCAGATATGTTGGCGTTTCGAGTCTGTGAAAAGCAAGGGTTAAAAAATGCCAAACTGTTAATTTCTCTCATATGTTCTCACACGCATTTTATATACCAACCTTATTAAGAACATTTACTTAAACACAAACCACAATGTGCAGTTAAATATAGACGCTTTCATGTTCTTTATGTTTAAATGAATACCAAGGGTTATTGCTAAATGATAAACacgcagtgtttcccatacatttatttatttgtggtggcccaccacaaaatcaacactggcccccacaaatagaattttcatgattcccatttacatttttatttcactatttaaaacagcttaattcggcttaaaatataatttgatgtataatacagatcaaatacatatacagatcaaagagtagaagtgaaacatttttcaggtgccaacactagatcaaatgcaaacacgacatgatgacgtcacatatatgctaattagcgggtgacgtcatcaccaccacagtctcctcaaaatcctgtgggaaacactgtaaacAGGATATTATATTACTGAGCCTATATGGACTACAATCGTAACACTGCTTTGACCCAACAGCTGGTTAATGGCGCTTCTGATGTAATTCTGAGAAATGACAGTGGGTTTTGTTTGTTGCACCttcctacaaaaaaaaaaaatgttttgcaatAAGAAGACGTAAattgattatatttagcttatttaaaaataaatgttatattgTGACTTAAGAAGGATCTGCCAGAAAGCATTCAACCGATTTTGTTTCCACTATCTGAACGTGCAGTATGTCATGTGCACTTGAATGTCATGAACTATTATTTTTAGCATAAATAACTTTTTCAGAGCTAGAAAGCTAATTGGTTTAGTATTACGTTACAATGATGGTACAATAATAGgcctttattaaaaaatgtgttaatgCATCAGAGTCATCTTGACTTAATAATTAACAACATTTAAAGAATGATTAATCTTGATGAATGTTTTCTCATAAATGAGCAACAAAACTGGTATTTCTGGAGGCCAGGAATagaaaaagtatttgatgaatgtataatacatGCAGAGAGCAtgtggttaatatcattatctcattgcTGACCCTGAGAACAGAATCGGTTTGTTGTAAATGTCTGGCTAACTGAATTTCAATGCTTTCTATTGTCTGGAGAAGCATCTGATGATGTATTGCTTTTGTTTATTGTGCTGTTTTGGAAtcaattcagctgatctccgggtccgaCACCACCACTCCCAGAACAGCTCAGCACATTCCACCGAACCCGACCATACCACCAGCATCGcgccaaaaaacaaccaaaagaatttcgatacccTTCCCattcaaaacttgactcttctgtagttacaccgtgcactaagaccaacagaaaattaaaagttgtgatttttttaggcagatatgactatgaactatactctcattctggcgtaataatcaaggactttgctggtgtaacatggctgcaggaaaTGCCTGAAAGTGcgcgaaaatagtcccctgccattgaaagttactcaggggactactttcgggcactacgtaatataattgtctgtctgtcccacacaatgcaactacagaagagtcaagctccaaacagaaaaaacatcgaaactctttggttattttttagtgcgatgctaatggtctaatcagattcaatgaattatgctaaatTGTGCTAAAAGTGGCAGCACTAGaccaggagatcagctgaatggattcaaaacGGTAAATATAAAttctttaactctaggggagctggaaaattagcatattttcaaaaaaagtagagTGTTATTTTCCTCTGCTTGATCTTACACTTCATCTAGTTTCAGTTTGAACTATATCACAGATATGATCATCATTATTCTGTGGAAATGCAAACTTTAGTAATCCCTCCAATGTTAATGATTTCAAAAGTGTACTTGAATTAACAACAAAGATTAATATAATTTCTAAGATTTTCTGATttctaaaaacaaacaagaaaataaaaacaatcagaaaaaatgtaaaaattacttacagAGATGGAGTAAACCAGAGCAGCAATGCCCAGAGGTAAACAGCTGCAAATCATGTTAAAAATGGAGTAACACAGGTAATCTGGCAGTGGATGGGCCAGAGGAGTGGGGGCCACATAAACAGTCGGCTCTACAGTGATAGGAGGCTTTCCTGGATAAGGGGCCTGCCCATATGGCTGACCACCTGAAGGTGCAGGATATCCAGAAGGGTTCGGAGAATATGCAGGGTTAGGGTATCCTGGGTTGACCTGGTGTGGTGGTGGTGCGGGCTGCTTCTCTGATGAATTGGATTGAGGCACATTTGAAGACTTACTGGGATCCATTTTTCTGCTAGATTTTGTAAAGCCCTTTTCTGGCAGATTTTTGCTTGTGGTCTTTTGTCTTCTTTCTGTCCACTGGTTTACTATTTTTCTGTCTCAGAATTTTGCAAGGCGGAGGTGGGCTGTCCCTTTTGGGGAAGCAGTAACATCAACTTTTCCAGTAACAGATCAATACAGTTACTATGTCAAATATGTTATATATGATGTCAAAGTATAGTCAGTATCATTATTGAAAGTAAATGTAACtttaatttaattgtaaaaGATGATGTTGCTCGTCGTAAATATTAATgttagtttattttatttatgaaacACAAACTAACAGTTAACTAACACACAACACAAAGACGAAAGTATTAACGTTGCTTTAGTTTAAACTCTACAATGGTGTCAATCCTTTAAGCTAGCTTAATTatctttatatttatgtttatgtaatgtaacCCACGACATTCTGTACTGTTTTCCATGTAttgtactgttttttttttgtttaagcatattaataaaaaaagggaAGGTTACCAAGAAAAAAAAGTTGCTTTAGTTTAAAATTCTGTAATACCTagttaatacataaaaaaaacattctcaCCCGTAAAGATGTAACTTATTCCAGTTTTTGTGGGAATAACGTTATCACTGAAGAGTTTACATCCAGAGGCTGGACAATGATAACATGGAAAACTGTGAGACGTCTGCGACTGGACCAGGGACGTCACTAGGATTGGAAGATAGGGGGGGCTCAGCCCACAGAGTATTTGTAACTTGTGTTTGCAAAATTTTTGCACTCACATCTGAGCTACAATTATGTCAACAACCAGTCAAGAAACCAAGAGGTTAACAAGTAAAACATGACAGACATATCCTCCTCTTCTATTTCTACtctgttaaataaaagttactgtAATGTTAGTTTTTAGACACATCAAAGCTGCATGGGGGAATTTAGGCCAGACTTTGCTCCTGATTAGTTATTCTAAAAAAACCTGATGCTAATTTCATGACTTTAGAAATGCAAATTGGTCACATGAAACATCCAAAATGTCCATAAACAGAGGTCAGACAGCTAAAAAGTTGGTAAgttaaacaaatgagaaaaagcagtacaagaaatagaaaaaaattggcatcacTGCATACTTTACCAGGTAAGCTATTGATACGGATCCTTTTTAAAGTGGCTactgtataaatacaataaCCTGATGGCGGAAGGAATAAAAGATTTGGAGTAAtgattactgtataatatgtactgtatgactgctttcatttttgtttcacatGTGTATCTGTGGAGAGTGTGGGCATTTACTCATCTTTAGCCTACTTTTAGGTAACATCTacgtatttaatatttaatttatcacATGATATGATTAAAATAGTCTCAGGCCTAG from Misgurnus anguillicaudatus chromosome 10, ASM2758022v2, whole genome shotgun sequence encodes the following:
- the LOC129448629 gene encoding uncharacterized protein — protein: MDPSKSSYVPQSNWNSSGKQPAPPPYQVNPGYTNPAYSQQAGYPNPSGYPAQQYGPPGGQPCVQAPYPGQSTITVQPTVYAGPTPLAHPLPDYLCYSIFTMLCCCLPLGIAALVYSISTRNANMSGHQHDARKSSRMARILNHSALGIGITILVLYIIAKVFNKNGSP
- the LOC129448631 gene encoding uncharacterized protein yields the protein MDPSKSSNVPQSNSSEKQPAPPPHQVNPGYPNPAYSPNPSGYPAPSGGQPYGQAPYPGKPPITVEPTVYVAPTPLAHPLPDYLCYSIFNMICSCLPLGIAALVYSISTRNANISGLQQIAEKNSRIARILNHSALGIGLTFLVLYIIYIVVYLQNHAGP